A region from the Phycisphaeraceae bacterium genome encodes:
- a CDS encoding glycosyltransferase family 9 protein, with protein MSRESFNTEQQSVALPTQAIAPDCRHYRGDKPCFQNRLCNGCGHYSPYTSRLCIIKLGALGDVIRTLCILPALRAAYPDAQITWISLPNGCRMIADHPLIDRVLPFSPTTTQQLVQEVFDVVINLDKEAEPCSLANAMRASRKLGIALSPFGTPIPANAEAEAYFHLGLSDDLKFHQNTRSYPQLVHEALGLEYNGQSYTLPVADAASERIRVELELCGWSPDRLTIGINVGAGKVFANKMWPVERLIELVRTLRRSQPDTQILLLGGPDERPIINAIGLAVPHRSVIDAGTDHDEPTFVALVDLCDVVFTGDTMAMHVAIARSKAVVAYFGPTCEQEIDLFGRGEKLIARVDCGPCYKRTCDNGHVCVQFHEINDAAEAIGRALPAASTRRFTLPVFPSRKAG; from the coding sequence ATGAGCCGCGAGTCGTTTAACACTGAGCAACAATCCGTCGCTTTGCCGACGCAGGCGATCGCTCCGGACTGCAGACACTATCGCGGCGACAAACCTTGCTTTCAAAATCGTCTCTGCAATGGCTGCGGGCACTACTCTCCTTACACAAGCCGTCTGTGCATCATCAAACTCGGTGCGTTGGGTGATGTCATCCGCACACTTTGCATCCTGCCCGCACTCCGCGCTGCTTATCCAGATGCACAAATCACCTGGATCAGTCTCCCCAATGGCTGCCGCATGATCGCGGATCATCCGCTCATCGATCGCGTACTCCCCTTTTCTCCGACAACGACACAGCAACTCGTGCAGGAAGTTTTCGATGTCGTCATCAACCTCGATAAAGAGGCGGAGCCTTGCAGCCTGGCCAATGCCATGCGCGCGTCGCGCAAGCTCGGCATCGCACTGAGTCCTTTTGGAACGCCGATCCCAGCAAATGCCGAAGCCGAGGCGTATTTCCATCTCGGACTCAGCGATGACTTGAAGTTTCATCAAAACACGCGGAGCTATCCGCAACTGGTCCACGAGGCTCTGGGACTCGAATACAACGGTCAGTCCTACACATTGCCGGTCGCGGATGCCGCATCCGAGCGTATCCGAGTCGAGCTCGAACTCTGCGGATGGAGTCCCGACCGCTTGACCATCGGCATCAATGTCGGCGCGGGCAAGGTGTTCGCCAATAAGATGTGGCCGGTCGAACGACTGATTGAACTCGTTCGCACGCTGCGCCGGTCGCAGCCGGACACGCAGATTCTGTTGCTCGGCGGGCCGGACGAGCGACCGATTATCAACGCAATCGGACTGGCAGTACCGCATCGCTCCGTTATCGATGCAGGTACCGATCATGACGAGCCAACTTTCGTCGCACTGGTGGATCTCTGCGATGTCGTCTTCACCGGCGACACGATGGCGATGCACGTCGCCATCGCACGCAGCAAGGCTGTCGTCGCGTATTTCGGTCCAACCTGTGAGCAGGAAATCGACCTTTTCGGTCGGGGTGAAAAGCTGATCGCCCGTGTCGATTGCGGGCCATGCTACAAGCGGACATGCGACAACGGCCACGTGTGCGTGCAGTTTCACGAGATCAACGATGCGGCAGAGGCGATCGGTCGCGCTCTCCCTGCTGCATCGACACGTCGTTTCACGCTGCCCGTCTTTCCTTCAAGAAAGGCCGGGTGA
- a CDS encoding PEP-CTERM sorting domain-containing protein has product MRTSNFRLSHFVTALLVLFFSAGALHATVLTYDIRFGTNNTTYWGNSYSLMTYFSPTNPSYPTTYYGDHASSAAVTVNPPDGSSTTWYNYGNAGEGYTPNIGVSYSADTSIFDTYDDIYWPRVAFLNSYGHYYITFTPDSGYTVQVNSFVLRSWGGSPPTLTADWTLWNNTAGGTVLASSKTDGQGQLGGTAQSFSFNKVSPPFSIATNAGYGAGTLVLDIHFTGGGAGNLSLDDVNFQQTAIPEPASLVLLALGTACVVRRGRGRSRR; this is encoded by the coding sequence GTGCGCACTTCCAACTTTCGTCTGTCTCATTTTGTAACTGCGTTGCTGGTCCTGTTCTTTTCAGCCGGGGCCCTGCACGCGACGGTGCTCACGTACGACATCCGTTTCGGCACCAATAACACGACGTATTGGGGCAACTCGTACTCTCTGATGACCTATTTTTCTCCTACCAATCCAAGCTATCCCACCACCTACTACGGCGACCATGCCTCGAGCGCTGCTGTTACCGTGAACCCGCCTGACGGGAGCAGCACGACCTGGTACAACTATGGCAATGCCGGAGAGGGCTACACGCCCAACATCGGCGTCAGCTATTCCGCCGATACGTCAATATTTGACACTTATGATGACATTTACTGGCCTCGCGTCGCTTTTCTGAACTCTTACGGCCACTACTACATCACTTTCACTCCCGACTCGGGTTATACCGTGCAGGTCAACAGCTTCGTGCTGCGATCGTGGGGTGGCTCTCCCCCGACCTTGACTGCCGACTGGACCCTCTGGAACAACACGGCGGGCGGGACGGTACTGGCCTCCAGCAAGACCGACGGTCAGGGTCAGCTCGGCGGGACGGCGCAGAGCTTCTCCTTCAACAAAGTCAGCCCGCCGTTCAGTATCGCCACGAATGCCGGCTACGGAGCCGGGACGCTCGTCCTGGACATCCACTTCACCGGCGGCGGGGCAGGAAACCTCTCGCTCGACGACGTGAACTTCCAGCAGACCGCCATCCCTGAGCCGGCGAGCTTGGTGCTGCTCGCGCTGGGCACCGCCTGCGTGGTCCGCCGCGGGCGGGGCCGGTCGCGCCGGTGA
- a CDS encoding Glu/Leu/Phe/Val dehydrogenase: MKYLDTLGCISTYLTHRFTPMHTAFENAMSQLRKAAQIMNLTTEKVELLSRPDRVIEVSIPVVMDSGEIRVFIGYRAQYNNTLGPYKGGIRYHWNVTPDEVKALSFWMTIKCAALGLPLGGGKGGVIVDPKKLSKTELERLSRGYIQKLWRFLGSDIDVPAPDVYTNDEIMGWMRDEFETCSGKCDPGVITGKSLTDGGSEVREYATAQGGIYCIEELSKKKGFVPQNTRVAIQGFGNAGSHTADILAAKGYKIIAVSDSKGGVFNGDGLDLVALKEHKRKYGSVVNFPSAKNISNEELLGLEVDILIPAALESVITAENAGNIKAKTIIELANGPTTPEADDILIAKGITIVPDVLSNAGGVTVSCFEWQQNIAGEHWTEEAVLAKLESAMKTAFRDIWNTSREYGVPLRKAAFMQALKRIVDNHPVSNPTKSIKTVSKAVSV, from the coding sequence TTGAAGTATCTTGATACTTTAGGTTGTATATCAACATACCTAACACATAGATTTACGCCTATGCATACAGCTTTTGAGAACGCGATGTCTCAGCTGCGTAAAGCAGCTCAGATCATGAACTTAACAACAGAAAAGGTGGAGCTTCTCTCCCGCCCGGATCGTGTTATCGAAGTATCAATACCCGTAGTAATGGATTCCGGGGAAATACGTGTATTTATCGGGTATCGAGCACAGTATAACAACACACTCGGTCCCTATAAGGGCGGCATTCGCTATCACTGGAACGTAACCCCTGACGAAGTGAAAGCGCTCTCATTCTGGATGACGATCAAGTGTGCAGCGCTTGGACTGCCGCTGGGCGGTGGCAAGGGCGGCGTGATCGTTGACCCCAAGAAACTATCCAAAACTGAGCTGGAACGGCTATCACGAGGCTACATCCAGAAACTCTGGCGCTTCCTCGGTTCCGACATCGATGTACCCGCCCCGGATGTGTACACCAATGATGAAATCATGGGCTGGATGCGCGATGAATTCGAGACATGCTCAGGAAAATGCGATCCCGGTGTAATCACCGGAAAGTCGCTCACCGATGGCGGCTCAGAAGTCCGTGAATACGCGACCGCGCAAGGCGGTATCTACTGCATTGAGGAGTTGTCAAAGAAAAAAGGCTTCGTCCCCCAAAACACCAGAGTGGCCATCCAGGGGTTTGGTAACGCAGGAAGCCACACGGCAGATATTCTCGCGGCGAAGGGTTACAAGATCATCGCTGTATCCGACTCCAAGGGCGGAGTATTTAATGGCGACGGACTCGATTTGGTAGCCCTCAAAGAACACAAACGTAAATACGGAAGTGTCGTCAACTTCCCCTCTGCGAAAAATATTTCCAACGAAGAATTGCTCGGCCTTGAGGTTGATATTCTCATTCCAGCAGCACTTGAGAGTGTTATCACCGCTGAGAACGCAGGAAATATCAAAGCGAAAACAATCATCGAGCTGGCGAACGGCCCAACCACTCCCGAAGCGGATGATATTTTGATCGCCAAGGGAATCACGATCGTCCCCGACGTACTCTCGAATGCGGGCGGCGTAACGGTGTCGTGCTTTGAATGGCAACAGAACATCGCGGGCGAACACTGGACCGAAGAAGCTGTACTCGCAAAACTCGAATCCGCGATGAAAACCGCATTCCGAGACATCTGGAATACGAGCAGAGAGTACGGCGTACCTCTGCGCAAAGCGGCATTCATGCAAGCCCTGAAGCGAATCGTGGATAATCACCCTGTATCAAACCCGACTAAGTCTATCAAAACAGTATCAAAGGCAGTTTCGGTATAG